The sequence GTTGAAGGTCGCCTGGTCGGCGCCGGCGAGCGTGCCGGGGGGCAACGCGGCGAGCGCCTGGGCGGCGTTGATGCGCACGAGGCGGATCGGGTCGCGCAGGCGCGGGACGAGCAACGGCGGGCGCTCCGCCGGCGGCAGCTCGGCGAGGGCGAGGACGGCGTAGGCGCGGACCAGGGCGTCGGGGTCGTTCAGCGCTTCGCTCAGGGCGATACGCGCCTCGGGTTGCGCGGGGGGCAGATGCTCGGTGGCGGTGGCGCGGACGANNNNNNNNNNGCCGCCGTGCAGATCGACGACCTGGCCCACCGGGAGCGTCTCGCAGCTTTCCTGCCAGGCGGTGTCGGCGTCTTCGTGCGGGGGCGGGTCGCGCAGCAGGGCGAGCAGGCCGGGCAGGGCTTCGCGGCGCCCGGCGCGAGCGGCCGCCA comes from Candidatus Hydrogenedentota bacterium and encodes:
- a CDS encoding HEAT repeat domain-containing protein, with the protein product VRATATEHLPPAQPEARIALSEALNDPDALVRAYAVLALAELPPAERPPLLVPRLRDPIRLVRINAAQALAALPPGTLAGADQATFN